The following coding sequences are from one Roseburia hominis A2-183 window:
- the spoIVB gene encoding SpoIVB peptidase, protein MRHKFYFLIQQITWVVFLFLTLFAVKTFERALPDEIYVPFGEKADYRFGVPVSVTLKDDSEEVFYRLNGQEDAMAEAPFYTVTCKLFGIFPVKDVKVMMVDRQEVTAGGEAIGIYVKTDGILVLGTAKIADAWGNECSPAQNLVQSGDYIVSVNGETVCGKEELMDKIDSYGSGREIIGVMRKGEYVEVSMNPVKGETGKYRLGIWVRDDLAGVGTLTYYRQDGSFGALGHAVSDGDTGVQMSLSEGYIYETKIVSIQKGKNGVPGELAGIIDYGKSHCMGSITENSPLGIRGMLNDTAGELEGEVYEVAYKQDIALGKAYIISEVSGERAEYEIEIESLDYSGDEENKGILFKVTDERLLGLTGGIVQGMSGSPIIQNGKMIGAVTHVFVSDASMGYGIFIEKML, encoded by the coding sequence ATGAGACATAAATTTTATTTTTTGATACAGCAGATCACGTGGGTTGTTTTTTTGTTTTTGACGCTGTTTGCCGTAAAGACGTTTGAGCGGGCACTGCCGGATGAGATCTACGTTCCGTTCGGGGAAAAGGCGGATTACCGGTTTGGCGTTCCGGTGAGCGTGACGTTAAAGGACGACAGCGAGGAAGTGTTCTACCGCTTAAACGGGCAGGAGGATGCCATGGCGGAGGCCCCTTTTTATACCGTTACCTGCAAGCTGTTCGGCATTTTCCCGGTAAAAGACGTGAAGGTGATGATGGTCGACAGACAGGAGGTGACTGCGGGCGGCGAGGCGATCGGTATCTATGTGAAGACGGACGGAATCCTGGTGCTCGGCACTGCAAAGATTGCGGATGCGTGGGGCAATGAGTGCAGCCCGGCGCAGAATCTGGTGCAGAGCGGGGATTATATTGTGAGCGTGAACGGGGAGACGGTGTGCGGGAAAGAGGAGCTGATGGACAAGATTGACAGCTACGGCAGCGGACGTGAGATCATCGGAGTGATGCGGAAGGGGGAGTATGTGGAAGTATCCATGAATCCGGTCAAAGGCGAGACGGGAAAATACCGCCTTGGAATCTGGGTGCGGGATGATCTTGCCGGGGTCGGAACACTGACCTACTACAGGCAGGACGGCAGCTTTGGCGCACTCGGACATGCGGTGAGCGACGGCGACACCGGCGTGCAGATGAGCCTGTCGGAAGGATATATTTACGAGACGAAAATCGTCAGCATCCAGAAGGGGAAGAACGGCGTCCCGGGCGAACTTGCGGGGATCATTGACTACGGGAAATCGCATTGCATGGGAAGCATTACGGAGAACTCGCCGCTTGGCATCCGCGGCATGTTAAATGATACGGCGGGAGAACTGGAAGGAGAAGTCTACGAGGTGGCTTATAAGCAGGACATTGCGCTTGGAAAAGCCTACATCATCTCGGAGGTGTCCGGGGAGCGCGCGGAGTATGAGATCGAGATAGAGAGTCTTGATTACAGTGGGGATGAGGAAAACAAGGGAATCCTTTTTAAAGTCACGGATGAGCGGCTTTTAGGCCTGACCGGAGGAATCGTACAGGGGATGAGCGGCAGTCCGATTATCCAGAACGGAAAGATGATCGGGGCGGTGACGCATGTGTTTGTGTCGGATGCGTCGATGGGTTACGGAATCTTTATTGAGAAAATGTTGTGA
- the recN gene encoding DNA repair protein RecN encodes MLQSLHVKNLALIDEAEVDFTRGLNILSGETGAGKSIIIGSINLALGEKVQKEMLREDPQTGEFAPALVELVFTVENGQERQKLEALEVYPEDDQVILSRRIVGGRGTARVNGQSMPASAVREIAAILIDIHGQHEHQSLLSKRRHLEILDAYVGETLTEKKKALAETYRSYKKLVEEEKNAGIDGAEREREISFLEYEIREIEEAGLREGEDEELENEYRRFSNGQKIVNAVNGAYSNTGGESDCASELTGRAVRELSSVSGYDEKLAELERELLEIDGLLSDFNRELADYVENMEYDEETFYQVEKRLDEVNHLKSKYGSTIPDVLLALEEKQERLMQLKDYDTYLAGLKEEIARTKKVLEKQSSEVSAMRKEAAERLTAAVTQALLDLNFLDVRFTMNFERMAEYTANGFDDAEFLISTNPGEPLKPLGKVASGGELSRIMLAIKTVLADEDAVETLIFDEIDSGISGRTAQMVSEKMNVLGRSHQIICITHLPQIAAMADSHYLIQKSVQNQTTVSTIRRLSEEESIQELSRMLGGVEITETVKESAREMRALAKSKKIGV; translated from the coding sequence ATGTTACAAAGTCTGCATGTGAAAAATCTGGCGCTGATTGACGAGGCGGAGGTGGATTTTACCCGGGGACTCAATATCCTCTCGGGAGAGACCGGTGCGGGTAAGTCCATCATCATCGGTTCGATCAATCTGGCGCTGGGTGAAAAAGTGCAAAAGGAAATGTTGAGAGAAGATCCGCAGACCGGGGAGTTTGCTCCGGCGCTGGTAGAACTGGTATTTACGGTGGAGAACGGGCAGGAACGGCAAAAGCTGGAGGCGCTCGAGGTCTATCCGGAAGATGACCAGGTGATCCTAAGCCGCAGAATCGTAGGCGGAAGGGGAACGGCGCGCGTCAACGGTCAGAGTATGCCGGCATCCGCGGTGCGCGAGATCGCGGCGATTTTAATTGACATTCACGGTCAGCATGAGCATCAGTCGCTTCTCTCAAAGCGCAGACATTTGGAGATTCTGGATGCCTATGTGGGAGAGACGCTGACAGAGAAAAAGAAGGCGCTCGCAGAGACTTACCGCAGCTACAAAAAGCTGGTGGAGGAAGAGAAAAATGCCGGCATAGACGGCGCAGAGCGCGAGCGGGAGATTTCGTTCCTGGAGTACGAGATCCGTGAGATCGAGGAGGCAGGACTTCGGGAAGGCGAGGACGAGGAACTGGAGAATGAGTACCGCCGGTTTTCCAACGGACAGAAGATTGTGAATGCCGTAAACGGTGCATACAGCAATACCGGCGGCGAATCGGACTGTGCGTCGGAACTGACCGGAAGGGCGGTGCGCGAACTCTCGTCAGTCTCCGGATACGATGAGAAACTTGCCGAACTCGAGCGTGAGCTGCTTGAGATCGACGGGCTGTTAAGCGATTTCAACCGGGAACTTGCCGATTATGTCGAGAATATGGAGTACGATGAGGAGACGTTCTACCAGGTGGAGAAGCGTCTCGATGAGGTAAATCATCTGAAATCCAAATACGGCAGCACGATCCCGGACGTGCTTCTGGCATTAGAAGAGAAGCAGGAACGCCTGATGCAGCTTAAGGACTATGACACGTATCTTGCCGGTCTTAAGGAAGAGATTGCGCGGACCAAAAAAGTCTTAGAGAAGCAGAGCAGCGAGGTGTCCGCAATGCGTAAGGAGGCGGCAGAGCGGCTTACCGCGGCGGTCACGCAGGCGCTACTGGATCTGAATTTCCTTGATGTGCGTTTTACGATGAATTTTGAGCGCATGGCAGAGTATACGGCGAACGGATTCGACGATGCGGAATTTTTGATTTCCACGAACCCGGGCGAGCCGTTAAAACCGCTCGGAAAAGTAGCGTCGGGAGGAGAACTTTCGCGTATCATGCTTGCCATCAAGACGGTGTTAGCGGATGAGGATGCGGTGGAGACGCTGATTTTCGATGAGATTGACAGCGGAATCAGCGGACGGACGGCGCAGATGGTTTCCGAGAAGATGAATGTGCTGGGACGGTCACATCAGATTATCTGTATCACACATCTTCCACAGATTGCGGCGATGGCGGATTCCCATTACCTGATCCAGAAATCCGTACAGAATCAGACGACAGTCTCCACGATCCGCAGACTGTCGGAGGAGGAGAGCATACAGGAGCTTTCCCGTATGCTTGGAGGCGTGGAGATCACGGAGACGGTAAAAGAGAGTGCGAGAGAGATGCGCGCGCTTGCAAAAAGCAAAAAAATCGGGGTTTGA
- a CDS encoding NAD(+)/NADH kinase, with product MRHFLIITNTYKDENGRLTGELAAYIRKKGGECDCFYSDGESKSEAAPALDKMDPATDCVMVLGGDGTLIRAASRLVDSRIPLIGVNLGTVGYLCELEESNVFDAVDRLMADDCMVEKRMMLTGAGILGGVREEYGVALNDIVIHRTGELSVVSLIVYVNGEYLHTFRADGIIVSTPTGSTGYNMSAGGPIVDPKAQMILITPINAHNLNSRSIVIGAEDEVVVEIGRRRSQKDETLEVSFDGDTAARLVVGDKFSIRKASDTTRILKLSNKSFLEILSKKMQVYT from the coding sequence ATGAGACATTTTTTGATCATCACAAATACATATAAGGACGAGAACGGCAGACTCACCGGAGAACTTGCGGCGTATATCCGCAAAAAGGGCGGAGAATGTGACTGCTTTTACAGTGACGGGGAGAGCAAAAGCGAGGCGGCGCCTGCTTTGGATAAGATGGATCCAGCGACGGACTGCGTCATGGTGTTAGGCGGCGACGGAACGCTGATCCGCGCGGCATCCAGGCTAGTGGACAGCAGGATTCCGTTGATCGGCGTGAACCTTGGTACGGTCGGTTATCTGTGTGAACTCGAGGAGAGCAACGTGTTTGACGCGGTTGACCGTCTGATGGCGGATGACTGTATGGTGGAGAAGCGCATGATGCTCACCGGCGCAGGCATCCTTGGCGGAGTGCGGGAAGAATACGGGGTTGCCCTGAATGATATCGTGATTCACCGCACGGGGGAGTTGTCGGTAGTCAGCCTGATCGTCTATGTGAACGGGGAGTATCTGCATACGTTTCGGGCGGACGGAATCATTGTGTCGACGCCGACCGGTTCTACCGGCTACAATATGTCGGCAGGCGGACCGATCGTGGATCCGAAGGCACAGATGATTTTAATTACGCCGATCAATGCGCATAATCTCAATTCACGCAGTATTGTGATCGGTGCGGAGGACGAAGTGGTTGTTGAGATCGGCAGAAGGCGCTCACAGAAGGATGAGACGCTGGAGGTCAGCTTTGACGGGGATACCGCCGCAAGACTTGTGGTGGGAGATAAGTTCAGTATCCGGAAGGCTTCGGACACGACAAGGATCTTAAAGCTGAGCAACAAGAGCTTTCTCGAGATCCTAAGCAAAAAGATGCAGGTATACACATAA
- the argR gene encoding arginine repressor translates to MKTKRQAKMLELIKRNDIETQEELSDYLEREGYQVTQATVSRDIRELKLTKVAMSNGRQKYVALQETDENLSQKYVRVFHDGFVSMDMAQNILVIKTVSGMAMAVAAALDAMHMHEIVGCIAGDDTIMCAIRSVDDTVAVMNRLKKLVED, encoded by the coding sequence ATGAAAACCAAACGACAGGCGAAAATGCTGGAACTGATCAAGAGAAATGACATTGAAACACAGGAAGAACTGTCGGATTATCTGGAGCGTGAGGGCTATCAGGTAACACAGGCGACGGTTTCCAGGGACATCCGGGAACTAAAGCTCACCAAGGTTGCAATGAGCAACGGCAGGCAGAAATACGTTGCGCTGCAGGAGACGGACGAAAATCTGTCGCAGAAATATGTACGCGTGTTCCACGACGGATTTGTATCCATGGATATGGCGCAGAATATTCTGGTCATTAAGACTGTCTCGGGTATGGCGATGGCGGTGGCGGCTGCGTTAGATGCCATGCATATGCACGAGATCGTGGGCTGCATTGCGGGGGATGACACCATCATGTGCGCGATCCGCAGTGTGGATGATACCGTTGCGGTGATGAATCGCTTGAAAAAGCTTGTGGAAGACTAG
- a CDS encoding TlyA family RNA methyltransferase: MKERLDVLLVNRGLAPSREKAKTMIMEGNVFVENQREDKAGATFDTEAEITVKGNTLKYVSRGGLKLEKAMTHFGITLEGKVCMDIGASTGGFTDCMLQNGAVKVYSVDVGYGQFAWKLRQDPRVVCMEKTNIRYVTPADIDDVLDFASVDVSFISLTKVLIPARELLRDGGEMVCLIKPQFEAGREKVGKKGVVRDKAVHEEVVERIIEFASQNGFFVKNLEYSPIKGPEGNIEYLVYIRKDETGGVDAAVDIKAVVDAAHGELDK; the protein is encoded by the coding sequence TTGAAAGAACGATTAGATGTTTTGCTTGTAAACAGAGGACTGGCTCCGTCGAGGGAGAAGGCAAAGACCATGATTATGGAAGGCAATGTCTTTGTGGAGAACCAGCGGGAAGATAAGGCGGGGGCTACATTTGACACGGAGGCCGAGATCACCGTAAAGGGGAATACGCTCAAATACGTGAGCCGCGGCGGATTAAAGCTTGAAAAAGCCATGACGCATTTCGGAATCACGCTGGAGGGTAAGGTCTGCATGGATATTGGAGCTTCCACCGGTGGATTTACCGACTGCATGCTGCAAAACGGAGCCGTCAAGGTGTATTCCGTGGACGTCGGCTATGGTCAGTTCGCATGGAAGCTGCGCCAGGATCCGCGCGTGGTCTGCATGGAGAAGACCAATATCCGCTATGTGACCCCGGCGGATATCGATGACGTGCTGGATTTTGCGTCGGTGGATGTGTCGTTTATTTCCCTTACCAAGGTTTTAATCCCGGCACGGGAGCTCTTAAGAGACGGCGGCGAGATGGTCTGTCTCATCAAGCCCCAGTTTGAAGCCGGACGGGAAAAAGTCGGGAAAAAGGGTGTTGTGCGTGACAAGGCTGTTCATGAGGAAGTGGTAGAGCGGATCATTGAATTCGCGTCACAGAACGGATTTTTTGTAAAGAATCTGGAATATTCGCCCATCAAGGGACCGGAAGGAAACATCGAGTATCTGGTGTACATCCGGAAGGATGAGACGGGCGGCGTGGATGCGGCAGTCGACATTAAGGCGGTCGTGGATGCAGCGCACGGCGAGTTAGACAAGTAA